In Ostrea edulis chromosome 4, xbOstEdul1.1, whole genome shotgun sequence, a single window of DNA contains:
- the LOC130053818 gene encoding uncharacterized protein LOC130053818 codes for MHHCFVDALWERFRENQIQRGFDPEWYPLVDGGHAPDAPMRPLLIGKEANGEDKYLKNKIGYSKTWSLFVKYDDPPYNCDVDSDCRSVLMRCERKLCQPLTIEEHERMNFQYRAKRELLANLSTPYPAIKRNYEHTHLGRNIDATHQFNLKTSPFYHSFQNSFVLNGKEDISNWVFIPVMIYKKRSNGQNYDAFPIRNGVPDFSSGDVFQQDLNIKSKPSSEQMGSSKTERCSHIGSGISKVYVKTFGLDYRGFYTDHALLDERFPLSSALSAVGVKKPDNNRSSHVLITAHDSCGKMCTAYCLNSSTRSIPTEYKKCSGSSRISTTKPSMYRSTVGEALLSAYNISSINPSISKENIAIIFHCG; via the coding sequence ATGCATCATTGTTTTGTGGACGCTTTGTGGGAAAGATTTCGGGAGAACCAAATTCAACGTGGCTTTGATCCAGAATGGTATCCGTTAGTGGATGGAGGCCACGCTCCGGACGCACCAATGAGGCCATTATTGATTGGAAAAGAAGCTAATGGTGAAGACAAGTACCTGAAAAATAAGATCGGATATTCCAAAACATGGTCTTTGTTTGTGAAGTACGATGATCCACCATATAACTGTGATGTTGATTCCGATTGTCGATCAGTTCTGATGCGGTGTGAAAGGAAACTATGTCAACCTTTGACAATCGAAGAGCACGAGAGAATGAATTTTCAATATAGAGCAAAACGAGAGTTACTGGCTAATTTATCGACTCCTTATCCAGCTATCAAACGTAACTACGAACACACTCATTTGGGAAGAAATATAGATGCCACCCACCAGTTCAACTTAAAAACAAGTCCTTTTTACCACTCTTTTCAGAATTCTTTCGTGCTTAATGGTAAAGAGGATATTTCTAATTGGGTTTTTATACCAGTGATGATTTACAAAAAGAGATCGAATGGACAGAACTATGACGCCTTTCCCATTAGAAATGGAGTGCCGGATTTCTCATCTGGAGATGTATTTCAGCAAGACTTGAATATCAAAAGTAAACCGAGCAGCGAGCAGATGGGTTCCAGTAAAACAGAGAGATGCTCTCACATCGGATCTGGGATTTCTAAAGTATACGTGAAGACGTTTGGTCTGGACTATCGAGGATTTTACACTGATCATGCTCTCCTAGATGAACGATTCCCTTTGTCTTCTGCATTAAGCGCAGTAGGCGTTAAAAAGCCAGACAACAACAGAAGCAGTCACGTGTTGATTACCGCCCATGATTCGTGTGGGAAGATGTGCACAGCCTATTGTCTCAACTCTAGTACTCGTTCAATTCCTACTGAATATAAAAAGTGTTCTGGCTCTTCTCGAATAAGTACTACCAAGCCATCCATGTACAGAAGCACAGTTGGAGAGGCTTTGCTTAGTGCTTATAATATTTCAAGTATCAATCCATCAATCTCAAAAGAGAACATTGCCATAATATTTCATTGTGGCTAg
- the LOC130054226 gene encoding cell death abnormality protein 1-like: MYRRWIYKCLIFYLTLETSYSQCYDNKLCECHCDCCSTCFGSYCTSCSREGWSGLTDNLCQRKNIAYNQRTTQISTDRDSSNAVDDDSSTYSRTQYEENPWIIVNFDKIERVKHMFITLPAGIGHDFIVYVTNSSNENLNQKSFCTETWSNKNQRLKWNITCKNNQVITGDQVLLERKTNGGSLTVIDIKVFRTYGYWCDKTCVKCLDNQCDGFTGVCIKGCKSGWYGDRCDVECPSDCVNGSCDRYKGCTDCRDGYNGADCNKCTIGTYGENCSLKCVNCDTYSCNNVNGCQQCWSGFYGPSCNKPCPEGCRNNECDKKSGLCSAGCKDGYKGPDCQQPCDSRCATCDTNDPCISCVDGSYGQQCELVCPETCGGKKSCDRVNGKCHECVAGKYGGNCTESCSKNCVSADICKRNGECLSGCINGWIGAKCDKNCLENCSQCTLSMSEIVCEKCDEGHYLDSDRKCQSCPSNCLSCDSESRCTRCKQTFTGNLCDSKCNVNCIDDLCEIDGRCLFGCNNRKYGIGCTTDCRKNCVYCYNGNNCTRCLPGYYGRYCTGNCYENCYNCTSGPSCEACKPGFYGFYCQYGCSSKCLTCDSADSCTSCRKGWSGSSCQCNSKCADGCGNNGKCWNGCNGSFYGDYCDIPCPSDSCEKCDQMFGSCTECTKGRYGIHCDMNCSGTCLESACDIAGGCLRGCVKGFSGTNCADQIIPSKSSSSTTPYVYVVAVLGGLLLVLTIILVTFFVKRKRERERTIRMTYQTVRVACQEADHDYECVSREPDYQTIDS, encoded by the exons ATGTACAGACGATGGATATATAAGTGTCTTATATTCTATCTTACTTTGGAAACTTCTTATT caCAGTGTTATGACAACAAACTTTGTGAATGTCACTGCGATTGTTGTTCAACATGCTTTGGATCTTATTGTACCTCGTGCAGCAGAGAAGGCTGGAGTGGCTTAACTGACAATCTATGTCAGAGAA AGAATATAGCTTATAATCAAAGAACCACCCAAATTTCAACAGATAGGGACTCAAGCAATGCAGTAGATGACGATAGCTCAACATATTCTAGGACTCAATATGAGGAGAATCCTTGGATAATagtgaattttgataaaatcgAAAGAGTAAAACACATGTTCATAACACTTCCTGCAG GAATTGGACATGACTTTATAGTATATGTGACGAATTCGTCAAATGAGAATTTAAATCAAAAATCTTTCTGTACCGAAACATGGAGTAATAAAAACCAGCGATTGAAATGgaacattacatgtaaaaataaccaaGTAATTACCGGTGATCAAGTTCTACTAGAGAGAAAAACAAATGGAGGAAGTTTGACCGTGATTGATATCAAAGTGTTCC GTACATACGGGTACTGGTGTGATAAGACGTGCGTAAAGTGTTTGGACAATCAATGTGACGGATTCACGGGAGTTTGCATAAAAGGCTGCAAGAGTGGTTGGTATGGAGACAGGTGTGACGTAGAGTGTCCCTCTGATTGTGTAAATGGTTCCTGTGACAGATATAAAGGGTGTACAGATTGTCGTGATGGCTACAACGGGGCTGACTGTAATAAATGCACAATAGGTACTTATGGGGAAAACTGTAGTTTGAAATGTGTGAATTGTGATACATATTCTTGTAACAATGTCAATGGATGTCAACAATGTTGGAGTGGTTTCTATGGACCGAGTTGTAATAAGCCCTGTCCAGAAGGTTGCAGGAATAATGAATGTGATAAAAAATCTGGACTCTGTTCTGCGGGATGTAAAGACGGATACAAAGGCCCGGATTGTCAACAACCTTGTGACAGTCGATGTGCAACTTGTGATACAAACGATCCATGTATTTCTTGTGTAGACGGAAGCTATGGTCAACAATGTGAACTAGTTTGTCCAGAAACGTGTGGCGGGAAAAAGTCTTGCGATAGAGTCAACGGTAAGTGTCATGAGTGCGTTGCTGGAAAATATGGTGGAAATTGTACAGAGTCCTGTAGTAAGAATTGTGTCTCTGCTGACATCTGTAAAAGGAATGGGGAATGTCTAAGTGGCTGTATCAATGGATGGATAGGTGCGAAATGCGATAAAAATTGTCTAGAAAACTGTTCACAATGTACACTGTCTATGTCTGAAATTGTGTGTGAAAAATGTGACGAAGGACACTACCTAGACAGTGACAGGAAGTGTCAGAGCTGTCCATCGAACTGTTTATCGTGTGACAGTGAGTCGAGATGTACCCGATGCAAACAAACGTTTACTGGAAATCTGTGTGATAGTAAATGTAACGTGAATTGCATTGATGATTTATGTGAAATTGATGGCCGCTGTTTATTTGGATGTAATAACAGGAAGTATGGCATTGGATGTACCACGGATTGTAGAAAGAATTGTGTGTATTGTTACAATGGTAACAACTGTACACGATGTTTACCAGGATATTACGGAAGATATTGTACTGGTAATTGTTATGAAAACTGTTACAACTGTACTTCAGGTCCATCTTGTGAAGCATGTAAGCCTGGATTTTATGGATTTTACTGTCAGTACGGTTGTTCTTCTAAATGCCTGACCTGTGACTCGGCAGATTCATGTACTTCCTGTAGGAAGGGCTGGTCAGGTAGCTCTTGTCAGTGTAATTCAAAATGTGCTGATGGATGTGGAAACAATGGAAAATGTTGGAATGGATGTAACGGTTCATTTTATGGTGACTATTGTGACATCCCCTGTCCATCGGATAGCTGTGAGAAATGTGATCAAATGTTTGGAAGCTGTACAGAATGCACGAAGGGGCGATACGGAATCCATTGTGATATGAATTGTAGTGGGACATGTCTGGAATCAGCGTGTGATATCGCTGGTGGGTGTCTCCGGGGCTGTGTAAAGGGGTTTTCTGGAACAAACTGTGCTGATC aaataatacCGTCAAAGAGTTCGTCATCAACAACGCCTTATGTATACGTTGTCGCCGTCCTTGGAGGTCTGTTACTGGTATTGACAATTATACTGGTTACATTCTTTGTGAAACGAAAAAg GGAGCGAGAAAGAACGATTCGAATGACCTATCAAACTGTCCGAGTCGCCTGCCAGGAAGCTGACCATGACTACGAATGTGTTAGCAGGGAACCTGACTATCAAACTATCGATTCCTGA